One Janthinobacterium sp. TB1-E2 genomic region harbors:
- a CDS encoding GNAT family N-acetyltransferase translates to MTISLRPVTADNFDIISELPLLPQQRDYLASNDYSIAQASFYPATMHTRAVYCLEEVIGFLMFVSPDDDDPPGHYQIWRFMVDHRRQGQGHGRAALALALAEIRARPDARSIEICYKPGNANAQKFYASMGFVEKGMDADGNDMLAVIELA, encoded by the coding sequence ATGACCATCAGCCTGCGCCCCGTCACGGCCGACAATTTCGACATCATCAGCGAACTGCCCCTGCTGCCCCAGCAGCGCGACTATCTGGCCAGCAACGACTATTCGATCGCGCAGGCCAGCTTTTACCCCGCCACCATGCATACGCGCGCCGTGTATTGCCTCGAGGAGGTGATCGGTTTCCTGATGTTCGTCTCGCCTGACGACGACGATCCGCCCGGCCACTATCAGATCTGGCGCTTCATGGTCGACCACCGGCGCCAGGGACAAGGCCATGGGAGGGCTGCGCTCGCCCTGGCGCTGGCGGAAATCCGCGCCCGACCGGATGCGCGCAGCATCGAGATTTGCTACAAGCCGGGCAATGCCAACGCTCAAAAATTCTATGCCAGCATGGGCTTCGTGGAAAAAGGCATGGATGCCGATGGCAACGACATGCTGGCAGTCATCGAACTGGCTTAA
- a CDS encoding winged helix-turn-helix transcriptional regulator produces the protein MRDEGGHAGVAASCRPITDILTRVGDKWSVMVVILLGNGTKRFNEMRRLIGGISQRMLTLTLRGLERDGLVTRTVFPTVPPRVDYALTDLGRSLLVPISALGAWAHGHRDAIDAARLAFDARVDANAAQDS, from the coding sequence ATGCGCGACGAGGGCGGCCATGCGGGCGTGGCCGCTTCCTGCCGCCCGATCACGGACATCCTCACGCGCGTGGGCGACAAATGGAGCGTGATGGTGGTGATCTTGCTGGGCAATGGCACCAAGCGCTTCAACGAGATGCGCCGCCTGATCGGCGGCATTTCGCAGCGCATGCTGACGTTGACCCTGCGCGGGCTCGAGCGCGATGGCCTCGTGACGCGCACCGTGTTTCCCACCGTGCCGCCGCGCGTCGACTACGCCCTGACGGACCTGGGCCGCTCGCTATTAGTCCCCATCAGCGCGCTGGGCGCCTGGGCGCATGGCCACCGCGACGCCATCGATGCGGCGCGGCTGGCGTTCGATGCCAGGGTCGATGCGAACGCAGCGCAGGACAGTTAA
- a CDS encoding FMN-dependent NADH-azoreductase gives MNILHIDSSILGEHSISRQLSAAIAARLQAAAPGATVHYRDLAAQPLPQFTAAPSDTDGAALVGALEQVLAADVIVIGAPMYNFAIPSQLKSWLDALAVPGKTFQYGANGPEGLLGSKRVIIASTRGGYYGADTPMASLEHQESHLRAFLGFLGITQIEIVRAEGVKVSDAARAHALTGAFEQIGALQAA, from the coding sequence ATGAACATCCTGCATATCGATTCGAGCATCCTCGGCGAGCATTCCATCAGCCGCCAGTTGTCCGCCGCCATCGCCGCCCGCCTGCAAGCGGCCGCGCCTGGCGCCACCGTCCACTACCGCGACCTGGCTGCGCAACCGTTGCCGCAATTTACGGCCGCGCCCAGCGACACCGACGGCGCGGCGCTGGTCGGCGCGCTCGAGCAAGTGCTGGCCGCCGACGTCATCGTCATCGGCGCGCCCATGTACAACTTCGCCATCCCCAGCCAGCTCAAGTCGTGGCTCGACGCGCTGGCCGTGCCAGGCAAGACCTTCCAGTACGGCGCCAACGGTCCCGAAGGTTTGCTGGGCAGCAAGCGCGTGATCATCGCCTCGACGCGCGGCGGCTACTACGGCGCCGACACGCCGATGGCCAGCCTGGAACACCAGGAAAGCCATCTGCGCGCCTTCCTCGGTTTCCTCGGCATCACGCAGATCGAGATCGTGCGCGCCGAAGGCGTCAAGGTCAGCGACGCAGCCAGGGCGCATGCATTGACGGGCGCTTTCGAGCAGATCGGCGCGCTGCAAGCGGCCTGA
- a CDS encoding putative quinol monooxygenase produces the protein MTLIIVATIDAQAQHIDAVRAALESVVAPSRAESACLRYELHLDNKIPTRFIMLEEWTDKAGHTAHEATPHFKTLVAAVGDKVVKIDIAELSKLK, from the coding sequence ATGACCCTGATCATCGTCGCCACCATCGATGCCCAAGCCCAACATATCGACGCCGTGCGCGCCGCCCTGGAATCCGTCGTAGCACCGAGCCGCGCGGAAAGCGCCTGCCTGCGCTACGAACTGCACCTCGACAACAAGATTCCCACGCGCTTCATCATGCTGGAAGAATGGACCGACAAGGCAGGCCACACGGCGCATGAAGCGACGCCGCACTTCAAGACGCTGGTCGCCGCCGTGGGCGACAAGGTCGTCAAGATCGACATCGCGGAATTGAGCAAGCTGAAGTAA
- a CDS encoding sigma-70 family RNA polymerase sigma factor, producing the protein MSDGNENFSLEINCVNTASAFHALYIRYRIRIRNLVSQSIPREEDIDDMVQLIFFNVFLWFKRGCGCSMFYPKLYSMAMRCIRSDYRGDGEIKSSSLDLIDDTDYSIGALKMVHEDSPEEICSAMETGMEIIRLIANLPAPLKKALLLREDEGMRYDEIAIRMGCPMGTVRSRIHRVRAEIRKILEKDQ; encoded by the coding sequence ATGTCCGATGGAAATGAAAATTTCTCATTAGAAATTAATTGTGTGAATACTGCATCGGCATTTCATGCGCTGTATATCAGATATCGTATCCGCATAAGAAATTTGGTAAGTCAGTCCATTCCTCGCGAGGAAGATATCGATGACATGGTTCAGCTTATATTTTTCAATGTTTTTCTATGGTTTAAAAGAGGTTGTGGGTGTTCGATGTTTTATCCAAAGTTATATTCAATGGCCATGCGCTGTATAAGGTCTGATTATCGTGGTGACGGGGAAATTAAATCAAGTTCGCTTGATTTAATTGATGATACGGATTATTCCATTGGTGCATTGAAAATGGTTCATGAAGATAGTCCGGAAGAGATATGCAGTGCAATGGAAACGGGGATGGAAATTATTCGATTAATCGCCAATTTGCCGGCGCCCTTGAAAAAGGCATTATTGTTGCGCGAGGATGAAGGTATGCGCTATGACGAGATTGCAATAAGGATGGGATGCCCGATGGGAACTGTACGAAGCCGTATCCACAGAGTAAGGGCAGAGATACGCAAGATACTGGAAAAAGATCAATGA
- a CDS encoding cryptochrome/photolyase family protein: protein MTSPKPTLRLILGDQLNAQHRWFTEVDDATIYVLMEVRQETDYVLHHAQKILAIFAAMRELARQLRQRGHTVHYIAIDEVASTRSIPENVEALILRYDACAFEYQAPDEWRLDQQLYQAGRRSRIPWRMVDSDHFYTARHEAADIFAGRKQWLMEFFYRQMRSTHQVLMEDAKKPVGGQWNFDHDNRKPWRGTPAEPPDPRSVHDHSRLWESIVAAGVKSFGAPRADRLAWALNRDEALQQLDAFIERALPHFGDFQDAMSVKAWRLFHSLLSFALNVKMLNPREVVARAQAAYHAGHAPLAAVEGFIRQILGWREYVRGVYWAQMPGYAEKNFFGHARPLPSWFWDGKTKMHCLSRAITQSLEQAHAHHIQRLMVIGNFSLLAGLDPAKVHGWYLGIYIDAFEWVELPNTAGMSQFADGGLLATKPYVSSAAYIDRMGDYCKGCHYDKKARIGERACPFNALYWDFFHRNADTLERNPRIGMAYRQLEKMDEATIAAFRQQAATMLARLDSL from the coding sequence ATGACCTCACCGAAGCCCACGCTGCGCCTGATACTCGGTGACCAGCTCAATGCCCAGCACCGCTGGTTCACCGAAGTCGATGACGCCACCATCTATGTCTTGATGGAGGTGCGGCAGGAAACCGATTATGTGCTGCACCATGCGCAGAAAATCCTGGCGATCTTCGCTGCCATGCGCGAACTGGCGCGCCAGCTGCGCCAGCGTGGTCACACCGTGCATTACATCGCCATCGACGAGGTGGCAAGCACGCGCTCGATACCGGAGAATGTCGAAGCGCTGATTCTTCGCTATGACGCTTGCGCCTTCGAATACCAGGCGCCAGACGAGTGGCGCCTCGACCAGCAGTTGTACCAGGCCGGGCGCCGCTCGCGCATTCCATGGCGGATGGTCGACAGCGACCATTTCTATACGGCCCGCCACGAGGCAGCCGATATTTTCGCCGGACGCAAGCAATGGCTGATGGAGTTCTTCTACCGTCAGATGCGCAGCACGCACCAAGTGCTGATGGAGGACGCGAAAAAACCCGTCGGCGGGCAGTGGAACTTCGATCACGATAACCGCAAGCCCTGGCGCGGCACGCCCGCCGAGCCGCCAGACCCGCGCAGCGTGCATGACCATTCTCGGCTATGGGAAAGCATCGTCGCGGCCGGCGTGAAAAGCTTCGGCGCGCCGCGTGCGGACCGGCTGGCGTGGGCGCTGAACCGGGATGAGGCGCTGCAGCAGCTCGATGCCTTCATCGAGCGGGCCTTGCCGCATTTTGGCGACTTCCAGGATGCGATGAGCGTCAAGGCGTGGCGCTTGTTTCATTCCCTGCTGTCGTTCGCGCTGAACGTGAAAATGCTTAATCCGCGCGAAGTCGTCGCCAGGGCGCAAGCGGCTTATCACGCCGGCCATGCCCCCTTGGCTGCGGTCGAGGGCTTTATACGCCAGATCCTGGGTTGGCGCGAATATGTGCGCGGTGTGTATTGGGCCCAGATGCCTGGGTATGCCGAAAAGAATTTCTTTGGCCATGCGCGCCCGCTGCCGTCATGGTTCTGGGATGGCAAGACGAAGATGCATTGCCTGTCGCGGGCGATTACCCAGTCGCTGGAACAGGCGCATGCGCATCACATCCAGCGCCTGATGGTGATCGGCAATTTCTCGCTGCTGGCCGGCCTCGATCCGGCCAAGGTGCATGGCTGGTACCTGGGCATTTATATCGATGCCTTCGAATGGGTGGAACTGCCCAACACCGCCGGCATGAGCCAGTTCGCCGATGGCGGGCTGCTGGCCACCAAGCCGTATGTCTCCAGCGCCGCGTATATCGACCGCATGGGTGATTATTGCAAAGGCTGCCATTACGATAAAAAGGCGCGCATCGGCGAGCGCGCCTGTCCCTTCAATGCCCTGTACTGGGATTTTTTCCATCGCAACGCGGACACATTGGAGCGCAATCCCCGCATAGGCATGGCGTATCGCCAGCTGGAGAAAATGGACGAGGCGACAATCGCGGCTTTCCGGCAGCAGGCTGCCACGATGCTGGCCAGGCTCGATTCCCTGTAA
- a CDS encoding penicillin-binding protein 1A translates to MTLPPVRRALVLGLWSFLAVLALLTLYMLLLIPLTPSIHDLRQARAAAPSTMVSADGKELARFDQGLQERVTLKQISPNVISALISTEDHRFYQHHGVDFTRTAGAILHTASGNPQGGSTITQQLARNMFPEEIGRSRNLNRKLKELITALKIEATYSKTEILEAYLNTVPFLYNTYGIEMAARTYFDKPASRLDILESATLVGMLKGTNYYNPVGNPERSLQRRNVVLGQMRKHDVIDEARYKQLVKRPLRLHFERQSERAQSDSHFTAYVRKWLIEWADENDYNLELDALVVHTTLDYDLQQAAERAVERQANALQAIADVEWSRAGVPSSTSTGMYAGMQGGSVAFDYFWKSHPGLLDSFVRESADYRKLTAAGGTPDEALERLKGDRAFMAALRKSKTRLEAGFTAMDPATGAVRAWVGSRDFAREQFDHVSQAARQPGSTFKPIVYGAALEKGLSPEHVYRDAVMDIKAADGTKWRPTDMSGTTGRDMTMRDGLVYSKNTITAQVMQDVGLPPIIKLARALGIRDSKLEKVPSLALGTSPVTLLEMVNAYASIAAQGEARLPFVVTHITDREGKVIARFGEDKPKRAMQAESAATLTDMMRGVIDRGTGTAIRSRFGIRSDVAGKSGTTQNNADGWFILMHPELVGGAWVGFNDARVTMRSNYWGQGGHNAVLVVGDFFKTALDTGKLSRDAIFPGGKPPPPLRHVEPVEEPQDEPVEEPGDLLQEGAPPAPLAMPAEGDGGQESHGKAVPEPAPAPAPAPVPQPVPAPQG, encoded by the coding sequence ATGACCTTGCCGCCCGTGCGGCGCGCGCTGGTGCTGGGGCTCTGGTCTTTCCTGGCCGTGCTGGCGCTGCTGACCTTGTACATGCTGCTGCTGATCCCCCTGACGCCGAGCATCCACGACTTGCGCCAGGCGCGCGCGGCCGCGCCGAGCACCATGGTCAGCGCCGATGGCAAGGAACTGGCCCGCTTCGACCAGGGCTTGCAGGAACGGGTCACGTTAAAACAGATTTCGCCGAACGTGATCAGCGCCTTGATCTCGACGGAAGACCACCGTTTCTACCAACACCACGGCGTCGATTTCACGCGCACGGCGGGCGCCATCCTGCACACGGCGAGCGGCAACCCCCAGGGCGGTTCCACCATCACGCAGCAGCTCGCGCGCAATATGTTCCCCGAAGAAATCGGCCGCTCGCGCAACCTGAACCGCAAGCTGAAGGAGCTGATCACGGCCCTCAAGATCGAGGCCACGTACAGCAAGACGGAAATCCTCGAAGCGTACCTGAACACCGTCCCCTTCCTGTACAACACCTACGGCATCGAGATGGCGGCCCGCACTTATTTCGACAAGCCCGCGTCGCGCCTCGATATCCTCGAAAGCGCCACCCTGGTCGGCATGCTCAAGGGCACGAATTACTACAATCCCGTCGGCAATCCAGAACGCTCGCTGCAGCGCCGCAACGTGGTGCTGGGGCAGATGCGCAAGCACGACGTCATCGACGAGGCGCGCTACAAGCAGCTGGTGAAACGGCCGCTGCGCCTGCATTTCGAGCGCCAGAGCGAGCGGGCGCAATCGGACAGCCATTTCACGGCCTATGTGCGCAAGTGGCTGATCGAGTGGGCTGACGAAAACGATTACAACCTGGAACTCGATGCCCTGGTGGTGCACACCACGCTCGATTACGATCTGCAGCAGGCGGCCGAGCGCGCCGTCGAGCGCCAGGCGAATGCCTTGCAGGCGATCGCCGACGTGGAATGGAGCCGCGCCGGCGTGCCGTCGTCCACCTCGACGGGCATGTACGCGGGCATGCAGGGCGGCAGCGTGGCGTTTGATTATTTCTGGAAATCGCATCCTGGCTTGCTCGACAGTTTCGTGCGCGAATCGGCCGACTACCGCAAGCTGACGGCCGCCGGCGGCACGCCGGATGAAGCGCTGGAAAGACTCAAGGGCGACCGCGCCTTCATGGCAGCCCTGCGCAAGTCGAAGACGCGCCTGGAAGCGGGCTTTACGGCCATGGACCCGGCCACGGGCGCTGTGCGCGCCTGGGTAGGCAGCCGCGACTTTGCGCGCGAACAGTTCGACCACGTGTCGCAGGCGGCGCGCCAGCCCGGCTCCACCTTCAAACCCATCGTGTACGGCGCGGCGCTGGAAAAAGGCTTGAGCCCTGAACACGTCTACCGCGACGCCGTGATGGATATCAAGGCGGCCGACGGCACGAAATGGCGTCCGACGGACATGAGCGGCACGACGGGGCGGGACATGACCATGCGCGACGGCCTCGTCTACTCGAAAAACACGATCACGGCGCAAGTGATGCAGGACGTCGGCTTGCCGCCGATCATCAAGCTGGCGCGCGCGCTCGGTATCCGCGACAGCAAGCTGGAAAAAGTGCCGTCCTTGGCGCTGGGCACCAGTCCCGTCACCTTGCTGGAAATGGTCAACGCCTACGCCAGCATCGCGGCCCAGGGCGAAGCGCGCCTGCCGTTTGTCGTCACGCATATCACGGACCGCGAAGGCAAGGTCATCGCCCGTTTCGGCGAAGACAAGCCCAAGCGCGCCATGCAGGCCGAATCGGCGGCCACCCTGACGGACATGATGCGCGGCGTGATCGACCGCGGCACGGGCACGGCCATCCGCAGCCGTTTCGGCATCCGCTCCGACGTGGCCGGCAAGAGCGGCACGACGCAAAACAATGCGGACGGCTGGTTCATTCTGATGCATCCGGAACTGGTGGGCGGCGCCTGGGTCGGATTCAACGACGCCAGGGTCACCATGCGCAGCAACTACTGGGGCCAGGGCGGCCACAACGCCGTGCTGGTGGTGGGCGACTTCTTCAAGACGGCGCTCGACACGGGCAAGCTGTCGCGTGACGCGATCTTCCCCGGCGGCAAGCCGCCACCGCCGCTGCGCCACGTGGAGCCGGTCGAGGAACCGCAGGATGAACCGGTGGAAGAGCCCGGAGATTTGCTGCAAGAGGGCGCGCCGCCGGCGCCGCTGGCCATGCCGGCCGAAGGCGATGGCGGGCAGGAATCGCATGGCAAGGCGGTGCCGGAGCCTGCTCCTGCGCCCGCGCCAGCTCCCGTACCGCAGCCGGTGCCGGCACCGCAGGGATAA
- the blaOXA gene encoding class D beta-lactamase, with protein MKYRAFFQFILGLTGAVLAASQTQAATICTAMADAKTGTVLLQEGNCLDRVTPASTFKIALSLMGYDAGFLKDEHKPSLPYRQGYVDWGGEAWRQDTDPSRWMQYSVVWYSQQITQALGAERFQKYAKALRYGNADVSGDKGKDNSLERSWISSSLKISPLEQLGFLRKLVNDQLPVSKQAMEQTRRLTRLADVDGWQVHGKTGAAFPRKADGSFDEAHGYGWFVGWASKGERSIVFARLVQDEQKGQQSAGLRTREAMLKELPALLEQAQK; from the coding sequence ATGAAATATCGCGCATTCTTCCAGTTCATCCTCGGCCTGACAGGCGCCGTACTGGCCGCCTCGCAAACCCAGGCCGCCACCATCTGCACGGCCATGGCCGACGCCAAAACAGGCACGGTCTTGCTGCAAGAGGGTAATTGTCTCGACAGAGTCACGCCCGCATCCACGTTCAAGATCGCGCTCAGCCTGATGGGCTATGACGCCGGCTTCCTCAAGGACGAGCACAAGCCCAGCCTGCCATATCGCCAGGGCTATGTGGACTGGGGCGGCGAGGCCTGGCGCCAGGATACGGACCCGTCGCGCTGGATGCAGTATTCCGTCGTCTGGTATTCGCAGCAGATCACGCAGGCGCTGGGCGCCGAGCGTTTCCAGAAATACGCGAAGGCTTTGCGCTATGGCAATGCGGACGTGTCGGGCGACAAGGGCAAGGATAATAGCCTGGAACGCTCGTGGATCAGCTCCTCGCTGAAAATTTCGCCGCTCGAGCAGCTGGGTTTCCTGCGCAAGCTGGTCAACGATCAGTTGCCCGTGTCCAAACAGGCGATGGAGCAGACGCGGCGCCTGACGCGCCTGGCCGACGTGGACGGCTGGCAAGTGCATGGCAAGACGGGCGCTGCCTTCCCGCGCAAGGCCGACGGCAGCTTCGACGAGGCGCATGGCTACGGCTGGTTCGTGGGCTGGGCCAGCAAGGGCGAACGCAGCATCGTGTTCGCGCGCCTGGTGCAGGACGAGCAGAAGGGCCAGCAGTCGGCAGGCCTGCGCACGCGCGAAGCGATGCTGAAAGAATTGCCGGCCCTGCTGGAGCAGGCGCAGAAGTGA
- the folE2 gene encoding GTP cyclohydrolase FolE2: MTMKRDSISSPLPDVAAGPHLGSPLPLEWVGMQGIALSLWLEEGGQAQQVHAWADVQVDLLDPTVKGIHMSRLYLLLDAFAAAQPLDAGALAAVLRRMVDSHADCGSTQARLALAFPVLRRQPALLTAGLAGWKSYPVRLQASCSPQGFTLSLTVEVGYSATCPCSAALARQLLADAFAARFGAGEIDGAAARAWLQEHASLATPHSQRSTATVTVPLTQQAELDLFPLIDLVEAALATPLQTAVKRADEQAFARLNGANLMYVEDAARRVQAALAPYCAQARVTVRHMESLHPHDAVAQAGKLA; the protein is encoded by the coding sequence ATGACCATGAAGCGCGATTCAATTTCCTCTCCCTTGCCCGACGTGGCGGCCGGCCCCCATCTGGGCAGTCCCTTGCCGCTCGAGTGGGTGGGCATGCAGGGCATCGCCTTGTCCTTGTGGCTGGAAGAGGGCGGGCAGGCGCAGCAAGTGCATGCCTGGGCCGATGTGCAAGTCGATTTGCTCGATCCGACAGTCAAGGGCATCCATATGTCACGCCTGTATCTGCTGCTCGATGCGTTTGCGGCCGCGCAGCCGCTCGATGCGGGCGCGCTGGCCGCCGTGTTGCGGCGCATGGTGGACAGCCACGCCGATTGCGGTAGCACGCAGGCGCGCCTGGCGCTGGCGTTTCCCGTGCTGCGGCGCCAGCCGGCGCTGCTGACGGCGGGGCTGGCGGGCTGGAAATCGTATCCCGTGCGCCTGCAGGCCAGCTGCTCGCCGCAGGGCTTCACGTTGTCGCTGACGGTGGAGGTCGGCTACTCGGCGACCTGCCCCTGTTCGGCGGCGTTGGCGCGGCAACTGCTTGCCGATGCCTTTGCGGCGCGGTTTGGCGCGGGCGAGATCGATGGCGCGGCCGCGCGCGCCTGGCTGCAGGAACACGCGAGCCTGGCCACGCCGCACAGCCAGCGCAGCACGGCGACGGTCACCGTACCATTGACGCAGCAGGCGGAGCTGGACTTGTTTCCCCTAATCGACCTGGTGGAGGCGGCGCTGGCGACGCCGCTGCAGACGGCCGTGAAACGGGCCGACGAGCAGGCGTTCGCGCGCTTGAATGGTGCTAATCTGATGTATGTGGAAGACGCGGCCCGCCGCGTGCAGGCGGCGCTGGCGCCATACTGTGCGCAGGCGCGTGTTACCGTACGGCATATGGAGAGCCTGCATCCGCACGATGCCGTGGCGCAAGCGGGCAAGCTTGCCTGA
- a CDS encoding ArsR/SmtB family transcription factor, producing MTDINTPLTGERLLLMLAALDNPHRLRIIAALASGGRNYISQLARDLGISRPLLHLHLQKLEHAGLVTSQLELSHDGKALNYFEASPFELRLTPASIAAAASSLTPNPDQS from the coding sequence ATGACAGATATCAACACACCACTGACGGGCGAGCGCTTGCTGCTCATGCTGGCGGCGCTCGACAACCCGCACCGGCTGCGCATCATCGCGGCGCTGGCCAGCGGCGGGCGCAATTACATCAGCCAGCTGGCGCGCGACCTGGGCATCAGCCGGCCCCTGCTGCATTTGCACCTGCAAAAGCTGGAACACGCGGGACTGGTCACCAGCCAGCTGGAGCTGTCGCATGACGGCAAGGCACTCAATTACTTCGAGGCCAGCCCTTTTGAATTGCGGCTGACGCCGGCCAGCATCGCCGCGGCGGCATCCTCGCTCACTCCCAACCCGGATCAATCCTGA
- the alkB gene encoding DNA oxidative demethylase AlkB, whose protein sequence is MNLSLFADEEQIPAGPVPLVPGSSASILLRGFALPYLDEVLPALDAIVLAAPLRHMATPGGLRMSVAMSNCGPLGWVTDGRGYRYARLDPASGLPWPPMPPVFLRLAQEAALAAGYPGFVPDACLVNRYAPGARMALHQDRDECDFNAPIVSVSLGLPAIFLFGGAERADKAARIGLLHGDVVVWGGADRLRFHGVAPLKEGEHAVLGAQRINLTFRKAA, encoded by the coding sequence ATGAACCTGTCCCTGTTCGCCGATGAAGAGCAAATCCCGGCCGGCCCCGTGCCGCTGGTGCCGGGCTCGTCCGCGTCCATCCTGCTGCGCGGTTTTGCGCTGCCTTATCTGGACGAGGTGCTGCCGGCGCTGGACGCCATCGTGCTGGCCGCGCCCCTGCGCCACATGGCCACGCCGGGCGGCTTGCGCATGTCGGTCGCCATGAGCAATTGCGGCCCTCTTGGCTGGGTCACGGATGGGCGCGGCTACCGCTACGCGCGCCTCGATCCGGCCAGCGGTTTGCCTTGGCCGCCGATGCCCCCCGTATTCCTGCGCCTGGCGCAGGAGGCGGCGCTGGCCGCCGGCTATCCTGGTTTTGTTCCCGACGCCTGCCTGGTCAACCGCTACGCGCCCGGAGCGCGCATGGCCTTGCACCAGGACCGCGATGAATGCGATTTCAACGCGCCCATCGTTTCCGTCTCGCTCGGTTTACCCGCTATTTTCCTGTTCGGCGGCGCCGAGCGGGCCGACAAGGCGGCGCGCATCGGCCTGCTGCATGGCGACGTGGTGGTATGGGGCGGCGCCGACCGCCTGCGCTTCCACGGCGTGGCGCCGCTGAAGGAAGGCGAACACGCGGTGCTGGGCGCGCAGCGCATCAATTTGACGTTTCGCAAGGCTGCCTGA
- a CDS encoding heme-degrading domain-containing protein produces the protein MDHYADLLQTLAQQEESLQFERFDNDAALAVGLWIVEEVRKRGKAVTVNITRNGQVLFHHAMTGATADQADWIRRKNNTVQRFCRSSYYMGISYKSRGSTFEDVKYLDDIEYAGHGGAFPLLIRGVGLVGTVTVSGLAQADDHALVVAALQAQLER, from the coding sequence ATGGATCATTACGCCGATTTGCTGCAAACCCTGGCGCAACAGGAAGAATCCCTGCAATTCGAACGCTTCGACAACGATGCCGCGCTGGCCGTGGGCCTGTGGATCGTCGAAGAAGTGCGCAAGCGGGGCAAGGCCGTCACCGTCAACATCACGCGCAATGGCCAAGTGCTGTTCCACCACGCCATGACGGGCGCCACGGCCGACCAGGCGGACTGGATACGCCGCAAGAACAACACGGTGCAGCGCTTTTGCCGCAGCTCCTACTACATGGGCATCTCGTATAAAAGCCGCGGCAGCACCTTTGAAGACGTGAAATACCTCGATGACATCGAGTACGCGGGCCACGGCGGCGCTTTCCCCCTGCTGATACGCGGCGTGGGACTGGTGGGCACGGTGACCGTGTCCGGCCTGGCGCAAGCCGACGACCACGCGCTCGTGGTGGCCGCGCTGCAGGCGCAGCTGGAACGCTAG
- a CDS encoding aspartate/glutamate racemase family protein codes for MTKHIGIVGCSAEGAALCYRTICEEGAHALGAYEHPEVSMHTQPLARYVECLNGGDLAGVAELMLASAHKLHAAGAEFLICPDNTIHQAFELMAPRSPLPWLHIADVVAAEAAARGFQKVGLTGTRWLVDSAVYPDKLGARGIGCVRPGEDERSEINRIIMEELVPGVIKEDSVARFQAIIGGLREQGCDAVILGCTEIPLIISDANSPLPTLDSTRLLARAALRRALET; via the coding sequence ATGACAAAACATATCGGCATCGTCGGCTGTTCAGCCGAAGGCGCGGCCCTGTGCTACCGCACGATCTGCGAAGAGGGCGCGCATGCGCTGGGAGCGTATGAACACCCGGAAGTATCGATGCACACGCAGCCGCTGGCGCGCTACGTGGAGTGCCTGAACGGGGGCGACCTGGCCGGCGTGGCCGAGCTGATGCTGGCGTCGGCGCACAAACTGCACGCGGCCGGCGCCGAGTTCCTGATCTGTCCCGACAACACCATCCACCAGGCGTTCGAACTGATGGCGCCCCGTTCGCCGCTGCCGTGGCTGCATATCGCCGACGTCGTCGCCGCCGAAGCGGCCGCGCGTGGCTTCCAGAAAGTGGGCTTGACGGGCACGCGCTGGCTGGTCGACAGCGCCGTGTATCCGGACAAGCTGGGCGCGCGCGGCATCGGGTGCGTGCGGCCCGGCGAGGACGAACGCAGCGAGATCAACCGTATCATCATGGAAGAACTGGTGCCGGGCGTGATCAAGGAGGACAGCGTGGCGCGCTTCCAGGCCATCATTGGCGGCTTGCGCGAGCAGGGTTGCGACGCCGTCATCCTCGGCTGCACGGAAATCCCGCTGATCATCAGCGACGCCAATTCGCCGCTGCCGACCCTGGACTCCACGCGGCTGCTGGCGCGCGCCGCCTTGCGCCGGGCGCTGGAAACCTAG